A stretch of DNA from Candidatus Bathyarchaeia archaeon:
GCTTCACATCGAGGTAACTGGATGGCTCGTCGAAAAGGTAGACGTCGGCTTCTCTGCATATCGCAGCGGCTACAGCCACCCTTTGCAGTTCGCCCCCGCTTAAGGCTTCGATTGGCCTGTCCCAAATGTTTTTCAACTCAAGCCTTTCGGCAACATCCTCAAGGATGCCTCGCTCATCCACTTTTCCAAGAAGTTCGCCAACCCTGCCAGAAACAGCCCTTGCAATCTTGTCAACATATTGGGGTTTGTGCACAACTTTTAGTTTGCCCTCGCTCATCCGCTGGAAATAGTCTTGCAGAACTGAACCCCTAAAATACCTTATTAGCTCGTTCCAGCTGGGTGGATCCTCATAATTCCCAAGGTTTGGCTTAACCTCCCCGGAAAGAATCTTCAGCGTCGTCGTCTTTCCTATACCGTTTTTGCCGAGAAGCCCCAAAACAGTGCCCGGTGACGGGGTTGGAAGTCTATAAAGCTTAAAGGTGTTTGGTCCAAATCGGTGGCTGCACTCCTTTTCCAGCTCATCTGGAAGGTTCACTATTGATATGGCGTTGAAGGGACACTTTTTGACGCATATTCCACAGCCAGAGCATAACGCCTCAACAATCAGTGGCTTGGCGTCTTCGAAGCGGATTGCCTCAACATGGCTTCTAACCATTGGGCAAAAGCGTTGGCACTGTTTTCCGCAACGCTTAGGTTTGCACTTATCAGCGTCCAGCACTGCAACGCGTGTCATAGTTTACCAGCAACTATCTAGTTATGTGCTTTTACGTCATAAACATGAGCCTTAAAATCAGATTGCTAGAGTGCTAAAAACTTTTCGGGTTAGAAAGAAAACGAGGGAAACATGAAACTGTTTAGGGTTTTCACCATTCCTCTTCTTCCCACTCTTCTTCTTCCCAATCTTCCTCTTCCCACTCTTCTTCTTCCTCGAACACCATATTCACCTCCACTAACCCAAGGGCTTGGCATACTGAGAGCCTCAAAAGAATGCTTTAAGCATTTTCATTCGACTATTGTCGAGAACCCTTCTTGATGACACGCCACCATTTTAAAAAATTTACTTCAGAATTTTTGCCGTTAATGCGGCTTCAGGCTCCCGCATTTTAGGCTTAAGGTAAGCCCAACACAAATGTGCGGAGTTGTGGGCTGCTCCAATTTCGCCGCGTGTGTCTACGGCGATTAAACCCATAGAATTGTAGGTTCCAGCCATCCGCTCATTAACAAGCCTTATGGCGGCTTCAACAGCCTCTTGGGCAGTTTTGCCGCCCTCCATGTAATTGCAGACGGTCTTCGCAAGGACAAGCCTTATGGCGATTTCGCCAACGCCGGTGGCGGAACAAGCCCCACTCCTATTATCGGCGTAGGTGCCACATCCAATCAAGGGCGAATCGCCAATCCTTCCGGGAATTTTTAATGGGAAGCCGCCGGTGGATGTGGCAGCAGCAACATTTCCATCTAAATCTAAGGCAACAGCGCCAACCGTTTCAAGATCAAAAAGCTCCGGATACCTCTTAACCAGTTCTGCAAGTTTTGGCAGCTCAAACTTGCCATCCAATAGGGCTTGCTTCGCCTGCTCATAATATTTTAAGCGGAGCTCCGTAAGCGGGTTTCGCCTTTCAAGGTTGAACAGTTTTGCGAGTTTTTCTGCTCCATCGCCAACAATGAAAACGTGGTCTGTCTTCTCCATAACTATTCGTGCAAGCCTAACCGGATTCCTAATGTCCCGCAAGAGCCCGGCAGCCCCAGCCCTTAAAGTTTTTCCATCCATAACTGAGGCTTCCATCTCCACAGTCTTCTCTATGGTTAGGCTTGAACCATAACCAGCGTTAAAGACACCTTCATCCTCCATGACGGCTACAGCCTCAACAACGGCGTCGAGGGCGCTTCCGCCATTAGCTAAAATGTCAAAACCAGTTTTGGCAGCCTTCTTCACACCTTCAAGTCCAGGATTGATGCGTTCTGGATGCCAGTTCCCAGCGCCGCCGTGGACAACTATTACTGGTTTTGGCGTTTGCCCTTCCCTCCAGTTTTGGAGGGATAGAGTTTACGCCCATAAATTTAAGCCTAATCCCAAAAAACATCAAAACAGATAAATCCATGTTGTGAAAGTAATAGTTTGGGATGATGTGAGGCGACGGCTAGGAGCCCTTCCAAGCTGTGAAAAGCCAACTAACCTGCACTGACCAAAACTTGTAGCTGGTGGTTGGTGTGCTTAGGGACTTCAACCTTTTAGCCACAACTTCAAGAGGAAATGAGGATGAGGCTTGCTCCGAGCTTTGGTATTTGCTGGGCGAGATTGGCGACTCAGCGCCCATCGTGGACAAGACTGGAGTGGCTGGTTTAATTGCCGCGAAAACGGCTTTCAACCCCTTCGAGGTTATTGAAAAGTTTAGGCAGATTCTCCGAGAACGTCCTTACGAGTTTCGCTATATGCTGCGCATAATTCCAATAGAGAAGGTTATCCGCACAGACCTTGGAGAAATCCAGCGGGCAGCCACAGAATTAAGCTCAAAAATTGGCAAAAACGAAACTTTTAGGATTACTGTTGAGAAGCGCTTCATAGAAACCTCAACAAGGGACATTATTGAGGCGGCAGCCGCCAATATTGAACGCAAAGTGGACTTAAACAAGCCCGATAAGATTCTCTTAATCGAAGTTATTGGCGGGTTGACGGGGCTTTCGGTGATTAAGCCAGAAGACATCCTATCAATTGTGAAGGAGAAAGTGCTTTAGCGCTCGGTTGCCAAGAGCGCCACACGCTCAATAACAAGGTTAACTAGGGCTTGCATTAGGTCGTTTCCCTTTACGATAGCCTCAAGCTCTGCGTCTGATATTTCGAAGGCTTCTCGAATAACCCCAATTTTCTCCCGTGAAAGCTCCAGAACAGCGTCGTCACGCCGCCCACCAACAACATTTGATATGACTTGTAAGGCTGTTTCCACATCCTCAGTCTTTTCACCCACAACAAGAACCGCAATCGCCTCACAGTTGGGTTTTATTCCGAGAAGGCTCATGGCTTTTCGAATTTGACGCTGTGCAGAAGCGTAAAGAAGCATTTCCACGGCTAGGCTTTTTGAAATGTTAATGCCGTTTTTGAAGGCGTTTATGGCGTTTAAAGCTGCAAAATACAAGTGCTGCCAAGTAACCACAAGCCAAGCGTCGAAAAACTGGGCTTCCACATTTTTTGCCAAACATTTCCTAACAGTTTCAAGAAAGTCTTCAACGTCTGCTATTTTCACATCTCTGAAGCCGGCAATAGCTACATACTTGCCAAACTCTTCGATGTGTTTCAGCAAGCCCCTTCTTCCTCGCTAATCTCCTTTAGGAAATGGTTAACAAGCCTTTGGGACAAGCCAGCCTTCACGAGTTTCTCCACTTCCTTTTCAATGGGCTTTCCTTGTTCCTTGCATTTTTTGACTATTTTTCTTATGGTTTCCTTTATTTCCCATGGGAAGACTATCCATCGGCTTGTTTCCCTAGCGTAGTAGTCCGGCTTTATTATGCTCCATGGTTTGAGGTAGACGGCGGCAATCCTAACCTCGGCGGCGCCCTCCTTTTGCAAGTGCCCCTTTATGAGTTGGAGACTTTTGCCGGTGTCAGCCACCTCGTCCACAACAAGCACCTTTTTGCCAGCAACCTTCACGGAAACAGGCTGCGTTAATGTCGGCGCCCCCTTTGTTTCAGCCACACCAACATAAAATTCAACCTTAACATTGGCAAGGTTTGGATTCTCTAAAAGGTCTGATAAGACTCTTGCTGGGGGCCATCCGCCACGGGAAACGCCAACAATTATGTCTGGCTTGAAGTTGTCTTTCTTTATCTTTTCTGTTATTTTCATGAGCATTCTATAAATTTGGTTCCATTTTGGCGCTTCAAACTCAAGCTCTTGCTGTGTCAAGCCTTTTCTCCACCAGTTTTTCAGCGTGGTTAAGAGTTTGGATTTAAAGCCGATTTTAGCTTTTCTAAAAAGGGCTGAGTTTGCTGATAACTTTAATTAGGCTCTAGCGGTGATAGAAGGGGGAGGGCGGCGAAATCATTGAGGGAAATTATTGAATGTGTTCCAAATTTCAGCACTTCAGACCCGAAGGTTGTTGAGCAAATCCTTAACGAGCTTAAAACAACCAAAAAAGCGTTTTTGCTTGATTACACCTTTGACAATTATTACAACCGGCTTGTGGTCTCCTTCGTTGGTGATAGGCGTTCCGTGCTTGAAGCCATGTTAAAAATGGCTTTTAGGGCTGTGGAGCTTATTGACATGCGAACCCATAAGGGGCAACACCCACGAATAGGCGCGGTTGACGTTGTCCCATTCATACCGATAAAAAACGCCACAATGGAAGATTGCATAAGGCTGGCGAGAAAGTTTGGCAGAACATTGGCTCAAGAACGCGGTGTGCCAGTCTACCTTTACGGCGAGGCTGCCACAAAACCAGAAAGAAGAGATTTGGACTGGATACGGGAAGGCGAATACGAGAGGCTGGAGGAAATGATGGCGAAGCCCGAACGCAAACCAGACTTCGGTCCAGCCAAGCCCCACCCAACTGCTGGAGCCACAATAACTGGCGCCCGCAAGGTTATGGCTGGATTCAACGTCAACCTTGGAACATCAGACCTAAAAATTGCAAAGAAGATAGCGAAGGCTTTGCATTCGAAGAAGGGTGGACTGGCAAACGTTAAGGCTATGGCGGCTTATATACCAGAAAAGAACATAACACAGATTGGGATGAGTATAAGTGATTTTGAGGCAACGCCCCTATACCGTGTTTTTGAACTGGTTAAAATTGAGGCTGAACGCTACAACGTGCCAGTCATAGGCTCAGAGTTTTGTGGAATGGCGCCTTTAAAGGCGATAGTTGATGTTGCGTCCTACTACTTAAAAATTGACAACCTCACGGTTGATAGAGTGTTAGAAGTGGCTATTCAAAACGCCACTGAGAAGGGAGGAAAATTTGAGTAAGGCTAGAACAGGTAAAACGGCTGTCAAGGAAAAAGCTGACACACTTATTGTTAATGCCAGCGAGCTTGTGACACTAGCTGGCGACAATGAGAAGCCTAAAACTGGTAAAAGAATGCGGGAACTCGGAATAATCAAGAATGGATGTGTAGCCATAAGAGATGGCAAAATATTGGCTGTCGGGAAAACCTCGGAGATAAGGAAGAATTTTAGGGCTGAAGACATAGTGAATGCCAGCGGAAAAACAGTTTTGCCAGGCTTTGTTGATCCCCATACGCATTTGGTGTTTGCTGGCTCAAGGGAAGACGAGTTCCAAATGAGGATTGAGGGCGCCTCTTATATGGAAATTCTGAAGGCTGGCGGTGGCATATTGAAAACTGTTAGGGAAACCAGAAAAGCCAGCCTTGACGAGCTTTTGGGCTTTGGTTTAAGCACTTTGGATGTTATGCTACGATATGGCACAACAACAGTTGAGGCGAAGAGTGGATATGGATTAACAAAAAGGGATGAATTGAAGATTTTAGAAGTTATCAAGCGTCTAAACCAGCTTCACGCCGTTGATGTTGTCCCCACATTTATGGGAGCCCACGCCATCCCAGCCGAATACGCAGGCAATCCAGAAGAGTATGTCAGCTTGGTAATTGACGAAATGATTCCAGCTGTTGCAGAGAAAAAGCTGGCGAAATTCTGCGACGTTTTCTGCGAGAGAGGAGTCTTCAACCTAGAACAAACAAGAAAAATTCTCATAGCAGCCAAAAAACATGGCTTAGGGCTTAAGGTGCACGCTGACGAGATGAGCCAGCTGGGCGGGGCTGAACTTGCAGCCAGCCTTGAAGCAGTTTCAGCCGAGCACTTGTTGTTCGCTTCTGACGTTGGACTTAAGGCTATGGCTGAAAAGAGCGTGATCGCCGTTCTGCTTCCAGCGGCAGCCTTCAGCCTCATGGCTGGGCGTTTCGCCGACGCCCGTAAAATGATTGATTATGGTGTTCCAATAGCCTTGGGAACAGATTTTAATCCAAGCTGTTGGGTTGAAAACCAGCAGCTTGTTATAGCCTTTGCATGCCATTTTATGAGGATGACGCCAGCCGAAGCCATAACCGCAGCCACGATTAACGCGGCGCATGCCATTGGAAGAGCCAGCGAAATTGGCAGCCTAGAAGTTGGCAAGAAGGCAGACATAGTGATTTTGAATGTGCCCAACCATGTTTTTCTCGGCTACCGCTTCGGCGTAAACCTCGTGGATAAAGTAATAAAAAATGGTAGAACGGTTGTTGACGAGGAAACCTCCATAGCCGAGGCAGCAAAACTCTTCAGCAAAGAATTAGAGTAACCTTCAGCCACATATTTCTTGTTAAGGGTGAAAATTCCTTGTTGAAGCTGGAAAAACCCATAAAATGCTTAACCGGACCTGAACTGCACTGTAAGAACTGGCAGATTGAAGGCATCTTGCGCATGCTCTTCAACGTTGTCGACCCGGAAGTGGCCAAAGACCCTGAAAGACTGATTGTTTATGGCGGCACCGGCAAGGCTGCCCGCAACTGGGAGTGCTTTGAAAAAATTGTCGAAACCCTCATTGAGCTTGAGCCAGACGAAACCATGCTCATTCAAAGCGGCAAGCCAGTAGCTGTCTTCAAAACCCACGAGTGGGCGCCCCGAGCCATAATAGTGAATGCCATGCTTGTGCCAAAATGGGCAACATGGGACTACTTCTACGAGCTGGAGCAGAAGGGCTTAATCATGTTTGGGCAGATGACCGCCGGCTCATGGGCTTACATTGGAACGCAAGGCATCCTTCAAGGCACATATGAGACCATGGCGGCGGTGGCCCGCGAACACTTCGGCGGAACCCTCCGCGGCAGACTCGTCTTAACGGCTGGTTTAGGCGAGATGGGGGGAGCCCAACCCCTAGCTGTAACCATGAACGAGGGCGTCGCTCTAGTGGTGGAAATAGACAAACGCGCAATTGATAGACGCATAAGACATGGTTACTTGGAAACATGGACAGACGATTTAGACGAAGCCGTAAAAATGGCTTTAGAAGCCAAACGTGAAGGCACCCCGAGAAGTATAGGCTTATTGGGTAACGCGGCTGAAGTGCACCCAGAACTATTGAAAAGGGGAATAATACCAGACGTGCTAACAGACCAAACCAGCGCCCACGACCCTTTGAATGGCTATTATCCAGCTGGACTTTCAAAGGAGGAAGCCGACGAACTCCGCAAAAACAACCCAGAGGAATATCTGCGAAGGGCCAGCCAAAGCATGCGCACCCAAGTGGAAGCCATGGTCAAAATGATGGAAAAAGGCGCGGTAACCTTCGAATATGGCAATAATCTGCGCCAGCAAGCCTACAACGCCGGATTCAAAGAAGCCTTCGCTTATCCTGGCTTTGTTCAACGCTATATTAGGCCAATGTTCTGTGAAGGTCGTGGACCCTTCCGCTGGACGTCTCTAGTGGGGAGTGCTGAAGACATATACACGTTGGACGATGTTATTTTGAAGGAGTTCTCCTATAACAAAGAGCTCTGCCGGTGGATACAGAAGGCAAGGGAGCAAGTTAAGTTTCAAGGGTTGCCAGCCCGCGTCTGCTGGTTGGGCTTCGGAGAAAGAGCCCGCTTCGGAAAAATAATGAACGACATGGTGGCAAGCGGTAGGCTTTCTGGTCCCGTATGGATTGGGAGAGACCACTTGGACGGCGGAAGTGTCGCCTCGCCGAACCGTGAAACAGAGGGCATGATGGATGGAAGCGACGCCATAGCCGACTGGCCCATACTTAATGCATTGTTGAATGCTGTTGCTGGCGCCACATGGGTAAGCGTCCACCACGGCGGGGGCGTCGGCATAGGCTATAGTATACATGCTGGCATGTGCTTGGTGGCTGACGGAACAAAAGAGGCTGAAAAACGCATAGTAACCGTACTCACAACAGACCCTGGAACAGCTATAGTTAGGCACGCAGACGCTGGCTATGAAAAGGCGAAGAAAATAGCAAGGGAAAAGGGCATTAAAATGCCCATGCTGAAATAGACATTGGAGAGTGTTGCTTTATGGCGGTTTTCCTCCTGGACATGTGGACGGTTGCTAAGGGTAAGGAAGCGGAAAACGAGGATGTTGTAAAGCAGATTCTCCAATATGGAGGCAAGCATCATGAAACCCTCCAGCTTGTCAAGTCTCTACGTTGTTTTAGGCAAAGTATAGGTGGAAAGCCTCCAGGAAAATTCGTCCTAGTAACAGAGTTTGCAAGCCTACATGAAATGGAGGAATCTTTCAAAAAAATTAGGGAAGACAGCGAATGGAGGAAAATAGAGCGCAAGTGGAGGGAAGTTATGGACCATACATCTTCGGAAAGCCTACTATGGTCCGACGTTTTCAGAGAACTGTGGAAAGAAAAATAGTTATGGGAAAGTTTTGGGTTTACTCGAACTCTGATGTTTCTTTGGGTTTCTCTTTTTCCTTTTCCTTCTCCTTCTCGATGCCCTTCGCTGCTATTACATCGTCAATCTTCAGTATCATGTTTGCCGCTTCTGTGGCAGACTTAACAACTTGAAGCTTAACCCGTAATGGTTCTACAACGTTTAGTTCCAGCATGTCCCTAATCTTGCCAGTGAAGACGTCGACGCCGAAGGACGGCGATGAAGCGCTTTCATGGGCTGCCCTTAATGCGACCATGATGTCAACGGGGTCTAAGCCAGCATTTTCAGCCAGAGTTAGCGGTATAGACTCGACAGCATCGGCGAAAGCTTCTATGGCTAGTTGTTCGCGCCCGCCAACCTTTACGGCGTAGTCTCTTAGCTGTTTTGCCACCTCGGCTTCTGGTGCTCCGCCACCAGGCACAATTTTTCCGTCTTCAATGGCGTTTCTGACAACGCACAAGGCGTCGTGCAGTGAGCGTTCAGCCTCGTCGACCACGTGTTCCGTTCCGCCCCTAACTACTATTGTGACAGCCTTTGGATTCTTGCACTCCCTTATGTAGACGAGTTTGTCTTCGCCTATCTTGACTTCTTCGACGAGTTTTGCCTCTCCAAGCACTTCTGGCGTTAAGTCTTTCACGCTGGCGACAATTTTGCCGCCAGTTGCCCTCGCCAGCTTCTCCATGTCGCTGCTGCTAATGTTTTTAACTGCCAATATGCCCCTCTTGGCGAGGAAGTGCAGCGCCACATCGTCTATGCCCTTCTCACAAAGCACAACGTTAGCGCCTGCCTCTGCAATTTTGTCCACCATCTCACGGAGCATGCGCTCCTCCTCATCTAAGAAGAGCTTCATCTGCTCTGGGCTTTCAATGTTTATTTTCGCGTCAAACTCCGTCTTTTCAATCTCCAGCTTAGCGTTCAAAAGCGCAATCTTCGCGTTATGAACTATCTTTGGCATCTGTGGGTGAGCCACTTCCTTGTCTATAACCATACCCTTGACAAGCTCTGTTTCTTCTAGGCTTTTGCCGTGCTTCTTCAAAATCTTGATTAGGTCAATGTCAGCCTTAAGCTTGCCATCCTTTTCCTCAGCAACTTGTTTTACGGCTTCAACAGCCAGCTTCGCAAAGTGGTCTTTTGCAGCGGCGATTCCCTTGCTGCCCATTGCTGTTATTGCAACATCCATAAGCCTCTTTTCATCGTTTATGCTGACTGGTAGCGCCATCTTCTCCAAAACCTCACGGGCTTTTTCGCTGGCTTTCTTGAAACCCTCAATTATTATTGTCGGGTGGATGTTCTGGTCTAAGAGCTCCTCCGCTTTCGCCAGAAGCTCTCCTGCTAGGACAGCGGCTGTGGTTGTTCCGTCGCCAACCTCGTTGTCCTGGGCTTTAGCAACCTCCACAAGCATCTTAGCGGCCGGATGCTGAACGTCAATTTCCTTCAATATTGTTGCGCCGTCGTTGGTTATTGTGACGTCGCCAAAGCTGCTTACAAGCATTTTATCCATGCCCTTAGGTCCCAAAGTCGTTTTAACAAGCTCCGCTATTATCTTGGCCGCCATAATATTGTTTCTTTGAGCTTCCCTTCCAGTTGTTCTCCCAGTTCCTTCCTTCAACACTAAAACAGGGACCGTTCCAGAGGGTATGGCCGCCATACACCATCACCCCCTTCATCCAGTTTTTGTGTTAGTAGGAGGCAGCAAATCACCGAAAAAATTTACTTCTATATAAACTTTTCTAAACGCTTGCCTTAACAATTCTATAACCAGAAGCCTTCCTAAGCCTATTCATAACAGCTAAACCTAAACCCTCAGTCGGCACACCCTCAGCTATAATTACATTAACGCCTTCAACATCAAACTCCCTTAAAAGCCTAAAAAGGTTCTTCGCAACCACGTCGAGGCGGCTTCTGCTCCCAAGGGACTTCACAACATCAGCCCTATAAAGGCTGGCGGTCTCATCCGTAGCTAAAACGCCAACCTTCATGTTCTGCCTTTTATAACGATTCACCAGTTCCGCAACCTTTTTGACGGTGGCTGAAAGCTCACCTTCAACAACAATTAACTTTGCCTTTGGAGCATAGTGCCTATGCTTCATCCCAGGCGAACGCGCCTTCTCAACCATCAACTTCTTCTCCGCAACAGCAACTGGATGCAGCTCAACCTTCCCAATAACAGCCTCCAACGCCTCGCGGGGCGTCCCCCCTGGACGAAGTATCTGGGGTGGGTCAACAGTCATGTCCAAAACTGTGGATTCCACGCCAATCCTCGTTGGGCCAGCATCCAAAACAGCGTCTATCCTCCCATCAAGGTCTTCAAGAACATGCTCAGCTGTCGTTGGACTAGGCTTCCCAGCAAGATTCGCGCTTGGAGCGGCAATGGGGCAGCCGCACTCCCTGATCAGGGCCAAGGCCACATTATGTTTTGGCATCCTAACTGCTATAGTGTCCAAGCCAGCCACAGTCACATTCGGCACAATACTGGAACGCTTAAAAACCAGTGTTAAGGGGCCGGGCCAAAAGGTTTTCATCAAAATTTCGGCTTTGGCTGGAACCTCCTTAACAAGTTTATAGACATCTTCGAATTTTCCAACATGGACTATCGGGGGGTTATCCAGCGGACGCCTCTTAGCCTTAAAAAGTGCTAAAACAGCCTTGGCATTTAATGCGTCGGCTCCTAAGCCATAAACCGTTTCTGTTGGAAAGGCTACTAATCCGCCATTTCTTATGATGCAGGCTGCTTCATGTATAATTTTGGCTTCTGGATTTTCAGGGTTAACCTTAAACACTATAGTCTTCTTCATAGGTTTCAGCCGTTTTATCGCTTTAAAATAGATTAAACTTACTTAAACACGTTTAGAAAGAGGGACGAAGCCTAAATTACACTACATAGTAGTCTATGACTTTCTTCATGCTTTTTGGTGCGGCTTGTCTCATGGCAAGTTGTTTAAGGATTTTTATCATTTGGGGTTGGAAGCGGGCTATATCCGTTAAGGTTACAAGCCCCACTAGGCGCTTTCCGTCAACCACTGGCAACTTCTTAATCTTCATTTGAAACATCAATTTTACCGCTTCTTCCAGCTCCATGTTTGGCTCCACAACAACAAGCGGGCTTGACATTACATCCTTAACCTTCGTTTTGTTTACGTCTTTGGCTTCGGCGACAACTCTTTTCAAAAGGTCTCTTTCAGTTAGTATGCCGACAGCTTTTCCCTTCCGGACAGCTATTAGGCAGCCAATCTCAAACTTGTTCATAACCTCGGCGGCCTCTTTGACTGTTGATTCCTCGTCTATGGTTATGACCTCTCTAACCATTACATCCTCGACTTTAAGAGAGAGTGGGCTTTCCTCTTTCGTTGATTCTTCCTCGTTTTCCACAATGTCACCAAATTTCCTATTCTGAAACCCACATATATAATTTGACGCGTTGGCAAATAGACGCTTCAGTGTCCAAGCAGTTTCCGCGTCAGCTCCTCAACACGTTTACTTGCGGGTATTCTAGCCCTTTCAAACTTCTCTTTCGGCTTTGTTAAGGGTCTGGTGGCGTCCAAACCCATTTTTGAGGTTAAACCTGTTTCCTGATTTGCCGAAGAATCCAGTGTTGAGCCTCTGGCATTCTCTATTATGAGCAGGTCTTCCGATGCTTGGAAGCGGGTGGCAATAGCCCATTCCACATCCGCCATGTCAAAAATGTCGATGTCTGAATCCACAACAACGGCGTGTTTAAGGCTTGGATGAGCCGCAAAAGCAGCCAACAGGGCGTTTTTCCCATCACCGTCAAGTTGTTTTTCAATGGATATTATAGCATGGAGCCACCCGCCACCGCCAACTGAAAGGTTCACAGCCTTAACCCTAGGGACAACCTTTGAAACAGCCTCATAAATTGAGGCTTCATGGGGAAGCCCCATCAAAAGCCTATGCTCCGACCCAGATGGCAAAAGCGCCTGATAAATGTAGTCGTCACGGTGCATCACATTAACAATTTCAACAACAGGCTGCTTACGCTCAATATCGTATGTTCCGGTAATATCCACCAGTGGTCCTTCAGGCACCTCCTTTGAGGCTGAAATCCTCCCTTCCAAGACAAGTTCCGCGTCCGCAGGGGCATAGGCATCTACATACTTACCCCTCACAAGCTCAAGTTTCCCATCCAACAGCGTATTCGCCACATCAAACTCATTTACCCCGAAAGGCACTGGTGAGGAAGCCGCCAACATGACTGCCGGATGAACACCGATGGAAATTGCCACGTCCAAGTCAACCTCCGCTTCCCTAGCCATCTGCCACAATTTATAGAGGTGCCTAGGAACTAGGCGTATTGCCAAATGCTTCTCGTCCAAAAGCTGTAAACGGTGGATGGACACGTTCTCGACGGTTCCATCGAGGCTTTTCGCGTGAATAACAGCAGAAGTTATGTAGGGACCAGCATCCCTCTCAAAATGGGTCAAGATTGGAATCCTTAGCAGGTCTGGTTCCTCAATAACCTCTTTGACAGCGCCATCCTCGACGATTTTTGGCTTCTGCGGATGGCGCCATGCCTCCAATAGTCTTTGATAAAGCCCCTCCGGTTCAACGCCTAATGCTCCGCAGATGCGCTTCCTTGTCCCACAGACGTTTGCCACAATCTTTGTTTTGGAGCCTTCAACGTTTTCAAACATTAGAATTGGGCCGTTGTCGAAGGCTTTCATGATGTAGGAGATTTCAAAGTTTGTGGAAACCTCTTCTTTTATATGCAGTATTTCGCCCTTCTCCTCCATCTGTGCCAGAAAAGCTCTTAAGCTCATGTTAGGCTTCCCTCGCGGCTTTCTAAACCCTCCACCTTTGACTCTGTTATGGTAACCCTTTCAATAAGCCTTTTGAAGATAGCTTGCGCCTGCATTTCGTCCATTTTCTCCAAGTATACTGAAACTATGGCTATTTTGCCCCTTTTTGAAGCCAAGTATTCGGCGAACATGCGGGCTGAAATAACGTTTCTATTGCCAAGAATAACTGAAGAAGAAGGCAGTCCAGGAGTGTCTGGAGGTTTAGGTATGGCTATGGCTAATGTTCCAAGCCTATCCTCATTCTCGCTTAAAAGTATCAAGCAAGAGTTTTTTGTCTCGAGGTAAACGGCGAGAAAGTGGATGTTCTGCTCAACCAACTCATCCTTAATAACCTTGGCTCGCTCCATCTCAAACTCTCCAATGTATTTATAGCTTTACGTATTCACTATTTATTACTTTCAAAAAGGACAGGCGACAATGGACAAGAAAAGAGCGGAAAAAATTCTTCAAATCCTAAGGGAAAATTTCACCTTGCCAAGATGGGTTTCTGCAGACCACAACCCATTCGAAACCTTGATCATAACGATAATTTCCCAGAACACTTCCGACAAAAACACGGAAAAAGCCTTCGCAAAACTTTCAGAAGCCTTCCCAATAACCCCAGAGGCATTGGCAAACGCAGAAATAAGCGAAATTGAGGAATGCCTAAGAGTTGCTGGACTATATAGGAATAAGGCTAGAATAATAAACCAAGTCTCAAAGATCA
This window harbors:
- the hutU gene encoding urocanate hydratase; the protein is MKCLTGPELHCKNWQIEGILRMLFNVVDPEVAKDPERLIVYGGTGKAARNWECFEKIVETLIELEPDETMLIQSGKPVAVFKTHEWAPRAIIVNAMLVPKWATWDYFYELEQKGLIMFGQMTAGSWAYIGTQGILQGTYETMAAVAREHFGGTLRGRLVLTAGLGEMGGAQPLAVTMNEGVALVVEIDKRAIDRRIRHGYLETWTDDLDEAVKMALEAKREGTPRSIGLLGNAAEVHPELLKRGIIPDVLTDQTSAHDPLNGYYPAGLSKEEADELRKNNPEEYLRRASQSMRTQVEAMVKMMEKGAVTFEYGNNLRQQAYNAGFKEAFAYPGFVQRYIRPMFCEGRGPFRWTSLVGSAEDIYTLDDVILKEFSYNKELCRWIQKAREQVKFQGLPARVCWLGFGERARFGKIMNDMVASGRLSGPVWIGRDHLDGGSVASPNRETEGMMDGSDAIADWPILNALLNAVAGATWVSVHHGGGVGIGYSIHAGMCLVADGTKEAEKRIVTVLTTDPGTAIVRHADAGYEKAKKIAREKGIKMPMLK
- the thsB gene encoding thermosome subunit beta, translating into MAAIPSGTVPVLVLKEGTGRTTGREAQRNNIMAAKIIAELVKTTLGPKGMDKMLVSSFGDVTITNDGATILKEIDVQHPAAKMLVEVAKAQDNEVGDGTTTAAVLAGELLAKAEELLDQNIHPTIIIEGFKKASEKAREVLEKMALPVSINDEKRLMDVAITAMGSKGIAAAKDHFAKLAVEAVKQVAEEKDGKLKADIDLIKILKKHGKSLEETELVKGMVIDKEVAHPQMPKIVHNAKIALLNAKLEIEKTEFDAKINIESPEQMKLFLDEEERMLREMVDKIAEAGANVVLCEKGIDDVALHFLAKRGILAVKNISSSDMEKLARATGGKIVASVKDLTPEVLGEAKLVEEVKIGEDKLVYIRECKNPKAVTIVVRGGTEHVVDEAERSLHDALCVVRNAIEDGKIVPGGGAPEAEVAKQLRDYAVKVGGREQLAIEAFADAVESIPLTLAENAGLDPVDIMVALRAAHESASSPSFGVDVFTGKIRDMLELNVVEPLRVKLQVVKSATEAANMILKIDDVIAAKGIEKEKEKEKEKPKETSEFE
- a CDS encoding L-threonylcarbamoyladenylate synthase, whose protein sequence is MKKTIVFKVNPENPEAKIIHEAACIIRNGGLVAFPTETVYGLGADALNAKAVLALFKAKRRPLDNPPIVHVGKFEDVYKLVKEVPAKAEILMKTFWPGPLTLVFKRSSIVPNVTVAGLDTIAVRMPKHNVALALIRECGCPIAAPSANLAGKPSPTTAEHVLEDLDGRIDAVLDAGPTRIGVESTVLDMTVDPPQILRPGGTPREALEAVIGKVELHPVAVAEKKLMVEKARSPGMKHRHYAPKAKLIVVEGELSATVKKVAELVNRYKRQNMKVGVLATDETASLYRADVVKSLGSRSRLDVVAKNLFRLLREFDVEGVNVIIAEGVPTEGLGLAVMNRLRKASGYRIVKASV
- a CDS encoding CBS domain-containing protein, which encodes MENEEESTKEESPLSLKVEDVMVREVITIDEESTVKEAAEVMNKFEIGCLIAVRKGKAVGILTERDLLKRVVAEAKDVNKTKVKDVMSSPLVVVEPNMELEEAVKLMFQMKIKKLPVVDGKRLVGLVTLTDIARFQPQMIKILKQLAMRQAAPKSMKKVIDYYVV